The following coding sequences lie in one Pelobacter seleniigenes DSM 18267 genomic window:
- a CDS encoding ArsR/SmtB family transcription factor: METSNYAEWADLLRVLAHPTRLAILDSLKDGTKCVSDVCEILSVPQPNLSQHLSILRREGVVSFTEDGKKRCYFLTNPALIKALMCVLAGDYEDRNCQSVTGLMSAEK, encoded by the coding sequence GTGGAAACAAGTAATTATGCCGAATGGGCGGACCTGTTGCGCGTATTGGCTCATCCGACGCGACTTGCCATCCTGGATTCTTTGAAGGATGGCACGAAATGCGTCAGCGATGTCTGCGAGATTCTCAGCGTTCCGCAACCCAACCTGTCACAGCACCTGTCGATTCTGAGACGCGAGGGAGTTGTCAGTTTCACTGAAGACGGGAAAAAGCGGTGCTATTTCCTCACGAACCCAGCATTGATCAAGGCGTTGATGTGCGTGCTCGCCGGGGATTACGAAGACAGGAATTGTCAATCAGTCACCGGGCTGATGTCGGCGGAAAAATGA
- a CDS encoding class I SAM-dependent methyltransferase: MKNQPSPFETHAAEYDQWFDSEHGSRIFSLELDCLRQAVDPVSGRWLEVGVGSGRFANALGVQVGIDPSQEMVDIASERGIEAHLAPGERLPFEDSSFDGVLLVCTICFLNDPRKTLMECWRVLTDSGRLVISFVPSNSPWGVYHSLRGKRGHTFYSSAHFYTSEEIKALAENAGFTCQTEHDCVLPIPDEPLGGDDISRVTLRDESFVVLSFFRTNNNKGDHG, from the coding sequence ATGAAGAACCAGCCCAGCCCCTTTGAAACTCACGCCGCCGAATACGATCAGTGGTTTGATTCCGAGCACGGGTCCCGGATTTTTTCGCTGGAGCTGGATTGCCTGCGACAGGCCGTCGATCCGGTAAGTGGCCGCTGGCTCGAAGTTGGGGTCGGCTCCGGCCGTTTCGCAAACGCGCTGGGGGTTCAAGTGGGTATCGACCCTTCTCAGGAAATGGTCGACATCGCGTCTGAGCGCGGCATTGAAGCCCATTTGGCTCCTGGCGAGCGACTTCCCTTTGAAGACTCTTCATTTGATGGCGTGTTGCTGGTCTGTACCATCTGTTTTCTGAATGACCCCAGGAAAACGCTTATGGAATGCTGGCGCGTCTTGACTGATAGCGGACGTCTGGTCATCAGTTTCGTCCCCTCGAACAGTCCGTGGGGTGTTTACCATTCGCTGCGAGGAAAGCGAGGCCACACCTTTTATTCCTCCGCCCATTTCTATACTTCGGAGGAAATCAAAGCGTTAGCGGAAAACGCAGGTTTCACCTGTCAAACCGAACACGATTGCGTTCTGCCGATTCCAGATGAACCACTTGGCGGCGATGACATAAGCAGAGTGACTCTCCGAGATGAGAGTTTCGTCGTGCTTTCTTTTTTCAGGACAAATAACAACAAAGGAGATCATGGATGA
- a CDS encoding CGGC domain-containing protein, with product MKVGIIRCQQTEDMCPGNTDFKVAAAGKMAFEESGPAEVVGFVSCGGCPGKRAIPRAKLMVDRGAEAIVFASCISKGNPIGVACPHFAAMREAIVKKVGDEIQIIDWTH from the coding sequence ATGAAGGTTGGTATTATCAGGTGTCAACAAACAGAGGATATGTGTCCGGGAAATACGGACTTTAAAGTCGCCGCTGCGGGCAAGATGGCATTCGAGGAAAGCGGCCCGGCCGAGGTCGTTGGCTTCGTCAGTTGTGGCGGCTGTCCTGGAAAACGAGCCATTCCGAGGGCCAAATTGATGGTGGACAGAGGCGCTGAAGCCATCGTTTTCGCCTCCTGCATTTCAAAAGGAAACCCCATTGGGGTCGCATGCCCACACTTCGCAGCGATGCGGGAAGCGATTGTCAAAAAGGTCGGTGATGAGATCCAGATCATCGACTGGACTCACTAA
- a CDS encoding baseplate J/gp47 family protein, translated as MGRASIGYINKDYESIRQELLAKIPQLTDRWTDFNHSDLGVVLLDLFCGVGDMLAYYLDAQAAEAFLPTARQRQNVINLCKLIGYRLDSPVASTTTLRFRLSSPLGKDLTIPAGTACRTLLNDGEADFETVEDGLIPRGVLSVDIPGRQGVRRTETFTSTGLPFQRIRLTGDVIAQGTITVTVGDDAWSEVDHFQDSLADSRHFMADLDALDISTLIFGDGQSGAVPTQGSAITVSYLQTIGDQGNLGPNRITQLLSPVYLDGGQVSLTVTNPVPATGGASREALEHARRQAPAELRSLWKAVTLEDYQALAEGYPGVAKAKVLDTNACQNIRYYNVQLAIAPNGGGMPSALLKRELAKFLERRKVITVEINLFDPIYRPVSIDAEVYIWPGEPLENVHSRIEAALSDFFSFDQVSFGQTIHFSDLVALIDGVRGVSHMHLYAPQQDIELRHGEIPILGTVNLDLRRAG; from the coding sequence ATGGGCCGCGCAAGCATCGGATACATCAACAAGGATTACGAATCGATCCGCCAGGAGCTGTTGGCGAAGATCCCGCAGCTCACCGACCGCTGGACCGATTTCAACCACTCCGATCTCGGCGTCGTCCTGCTCGATCTGTTCTGCGGCGTGGGCGACATGCTGGCCTACTACCTGGACGCCCAGGCGGCGGAGGCTTTCCTGCCCACGGCCCGCCAGCGGCAGAACGTCATCAACCTCTGCAAGCTCATCGGCTACCGGCTGGATTCACCGGTGGCCTCCACCACCACGCTGCGTTTTCGGCTCTCCTCTCCGCTTGGCAAGGATTTGACCATTCCGGCGGGTACGGCCTGCCGCACCTTGCTGAATGACGGCGAGGCGGATTTCGAGACGGTCGAGGACGGCCTGATCCCGCGAGGCGTGCTCTCGGTGGACATCCCGGGTCGGCAAGGCGTGCGCCGCACCGAGACCTTCACTTCCACGGGGCTGCCATTCCAGCGCATCCGCCTGACCGGCGACGTCATCGCCCAGGGCACCATCACCGTTACGGTGGGGGACGACGCCTGGAGCGAGGTCGATCATTTCCAGGACAGCCTGGCCGACAGCCGTCATTTCATGGCCGACCTGGATGCCCTCGACATCTCTACCCTGATTTTCGGCGACGGGCAAAGCGGCGCTGTACCCACTCAGGGAAGTGCCATCACGGTCAGCTATCTGCAGACCATCGGAGACCAGGGCAATCTCGGTCCGAACCGGATCACCCAACTGCTGAGCCCGGTCTACCTCGACGGCGGCCAGGTCTCCCTGACCGTCACCAATCCTGTGCCCGCCACTGGCGGCGCTTCGCGGGAAGCCCTCGAACATGCCCGCCGACAGGCACCGGCGGAGCTGCGCAGTCTCTGGAAGGCCGTCACTCTGGAGGATTACCAGGCGCTGGCCGAAGGTTACCCCGGCGTCGCCAAGGCCAAGGTGCTCGACACCAATGCCTGCCAGAACATTCGCTATTACAACGTCCAACTGGCCATCGCTCCCAACGGCGGCGGAATGCCCTCGGCGCTGCTCAAGCGGGAACTCGCGAAGTTTCTCGAACGCCGCAAGGTCATCACGGTCGAGATCAACCTGTTTGACCCGATCTACCGCCCCGTTTCCATCGACGCCGAGGTCTACATCTGGCCCGGTGAACCGCTGGAAAACGTGCACAGCCGCATCGAAGCCGCGCTCTCCGATTTCTTTTCCTTCGACCAAGTCTCTTTCGGCCAGACCATTCACTTCTCCGACCTGGTGGCCCTGATCGACGGCGTGCGCGGGGTCAGCCATATGCACCTCTACGCGCCGCAGCAGGACATCGAGCTGCGCCACGGTGAAATCCCGATTCTCGGCACCGTCAACCTCGATCTGCGGAGGGCCGGTTGA
- a CDS encoding class I SAM-dependent methyltransferase yields the protein MKGRESGMPDEDYWDSFFDADCLVDTLVASRVDQGDVAEFGSGYGTFTIPTAKKISGFVHSFDIEADLVTLVDEKCNRLGLHNVRLAARDFVENGTGLPDGSVAHVMIYNLLHIEHPVELLKEALRILKPGGIASVIHWRRDIPTPRGPSMEIRPSPEQCKAWAEAAGFKRHEQIDISACCPYHFGILLIRPETSF from the coding sequence ATGAAAGGCCGAGAGAGCGGCATGCCGGATGAAGATTATTGGGACAGTTTTTTCGACGCCGACTGTCTTGTCGATACGCTGGTTGCCAGCCGTGTCGATCAGGGGGATGTTGCTGAGTTTGGGTCGGGTTACGGGACGTTCACGATCCCGACTGCCAAAAAGATCTCAGGGTTTGTTCATAGCTTTGATATCGAGGCTGACCTCGTCACCCTCGTAGATGAGAAATGTAACCGCCTGGGTCTCCATAATGTTCGGTTAGCAGCACGCGATTTCGTCGAGAACGGCACAGGGCTGCCCGATGGGAGCGTCGCGCATGTCATGATTTACAACCTTCTGCATATCGAACATCCCGTGGAACTGCTGAAGGAAGCTCTACGGATTTTGAAGCCTGGTGGGATCGCCTCGGTCATCCATTGGAGACGTGACATTCCCACCCCTCGCGGACCATCCATGGAGATCAGGCCCAGCCCTGAACAGTGCAAAGCCTGGGCGGAAGCCGCTGGATTCAAGCGGCATGAGCAAATCGATATTTCGGCATGCTGCCCGTACCACTTTGGAATCCTACTGATCAGGCCGGAAACCTCATTTTAA
- a CDS encoding phage tail protein: MSDWFKDNLLGLLPPLYEHNDEAGDLRTFLSLPAGTLDELKQAIDDFPTIFDVDHCDERFLPLLARLVGLEVDGTCSPDCQRRRVREAVEIYRRKGTIPAIERAFDALGWQGELQETFRSALRLNARSRLSKAKLPGLVFSLGVFRVLCLNQTEGLRDALVFHHPAGTRCFWLQFLLEWIEGGAMLDFGHANAVRRIVLAFLDETFVLGRSSLGSCRHLTNKQRAWELLQLTSTTEMIPEIDRAAVKVSRFHSRQNRMRLNHKALNDWRLPYTRIGEDRVSFCTPIYTGRDFEGDVLESGFGLGESHLNRKPLTHGETALRYCFRQKDFFFDTQAEPVERAEAKYDLRLPLESRHRLCFQLGRARLNEGLDLTANQGGISNLLLASTAGCDADVTLAVDRIDRWRRRGPVFRLNANTLNTRYLSNANLTGERASLEVYVDTGSLQRHRVETMKLGASPLNTTGLRLSVDRTRPMRVSRMRLNQAGFRWSRPSYRWLFRQQDLHAPTQAGFEAATNNYRATQWPT, encoded by the coding sequence ATGTCGGATTGGTTCAAGGACAATCTGCTCGGCCTGCTGCCGCCGCTTTACGAGCACAACGACGAGGCCGGTGACCTGCGCACCTTTCTGAGCCTACCCGCCGGAACGCTCGACGAGCTCAAGCAGGCTATCGACGACTTCCCGACCATCTTCGACGTCGATCACTGCGACGAACGCTTTCTGCCGCTGCTGGCGAGACTGGTCGGCCTCGAAGTGGACGGCACCTGTTCGCCGGACTGCCAGCGCCGCCGCGTGCGGGAGGCGGTCGAAATCTATCGCCGCAAGGGCACCATCCCGGCCATCGAACGCGCCTTTGACGCGCTTGGTTGGCAGGGGGAACTGCAGGAGACCTTCCGCTCGGCTCTTCGTCTCAATGCCCGTTCCAGACTCAGCAAAGCCAAGCTGCCCGGGCTGGTGTTCAGCCTCGGCGTGTTTCGCGTGCTGTGTCTCAACCAGACCGAGGGGTTGCGCGACGCCCTGGTGTTTCACCACCCGGCGGGCACGCGCTGTTTCTGGCTCCAGTTCCTCCTGGAATGGATCGAAGGCGGCGCGATGCTGGACTTCGGGCATGCCAACGCGGTGCGCCGGATCGTATTGGCGTTTCTCGACGAAACCTTCGTCCTCGGACGTTCCTCGCTCGGTTCCTGTCGTCACCTGACCAACAAACAGAGGGCCTGGGAGCTGCTGCAGCTCACCAGCACCACGGAGATGATCCCGGAGATCGACCGGGCCGCCGTGAAGGTCTCCCGTTTTCACAGCCGCCAGAACCGGATGCGCCTGAACCACAAGGCCCTCAACGATTGGCGGCTGCCGTACACCCGCATCGGCGAGGATCGGGTTTCCTTCTGTACGCCCATCTACACCGGCCGCGATTTCGAAGGGGATGTGCTGGAGAGCGGTTTCGGGCTGGGCGAGAGCCATCTCAACCGCAAGCCGCTGACCCATGGCGAGACCGCGCTGCGCTACTGCTTCCGGCAGAAGGATTTCTTTTTTGACACGCAGGCGGAACCGGTCGAACGGGCGGAGGCCAAGTACGACCTGCGCCTGCCCCTAGAATCCCGGCACCGCCTCTGCTTCCAGCTTGGCCGCGCCAGGCTCAACGAAGGTCTCGATCTCACAGCCAACCAGGGCGGCATCAGCAATCTGCTGCTCGCCTCCACCGCTGGCTGCGACGCGGACGTCACCTTGGCCGTCGACCGGATCGACCGATGGCGGCGGAGAGGGCCTGTGTTCCGGCTCAACGCGAACACCCTGAACACCCGGTATCTGAGCAATGCGAATCTGACCGGCGAACGGGCTTCGCTTGAAGTCTACGTGGACACGGGCTCTCTCCAGCGCCATCGGGTCGAGACCATGAAGCTGGGCGCAAGCCCGCTCAATACCACCGGCCTGCGCCTTTCCGTGGATCGGACCCGCCCCATGCGCGTCAGCCGCATGCGCCTCAACCAGGCCGGATTCCGCTGGTCGCGGCCTTCCTACCGCTGGCTGTTCCGTCAGCAGGATCTGCACGCGCCGACGCAGGCCGGGTTCGAGGCCGCCACCAACAACTATCGCGCCACCCAGTGGCCCACCTGA
- a CDS encoding DsrE/DsrF/TusD sulfur relay family protein codes for MNILIIFNREPYDNTDVTWNGLRLAGKLLETGQSVRIFLMNDAVDMARDVCKPPEGYDQDLSQMLKDLIVGGVPVKVCGTCMARCGIYKNHPYFEGAEQSTMAALSEWVVDSDKVLTF; via the coding sequence ATGAATATCTTGATTATTTTCAACCGCGAACCTTATGACAACACGGACGTGACCTGGAACGGTCTGCGTCTTGCCGGAAAGCTATTGGAAACCGGCCAGAGCGTGCGGATTTTCCTTATGAACGATGCCGTAGATATGGCAAGGGATGTCTGTAAGCCGCCGGAAGGTTACGACCAGGACCTTTCGCAGATGCTGAAAGATCTTATCGTCGGAGGTGTTCCCGTAAAGGTTTGCGGCACCTGCATGGCCCGTTGCGGGATCTATAAAAACCACCCGTATTTTGAAGGGGCGGAGCAGTCCACGATGGCCGCGCTTTCTGAATGGGTGGTGGACAGCGACAAGGTGCTCACCTTTTGA
- a CDS encoding GPW/gp25 family protein, with translation MSYDFLGKGLRYPFRFQSVSGGTQVSTATSRENEHIRESILQILGTRIGERFMNPEFGSRLKDLVFEQNDEVLKGLLRHYVIDAIKRWEKRVIITEVRFDDRPLNIDGNLLLVHIAYRVIQSQVDGNLVYPFYREDPNNPAPSYPQPEPEPEPPPVRSVRLSPDVRSLFNLLWFDAAEMSHDPEDSFIWPAGEYEVAFIEGAFQDRNGKWIVSDPGDNHGHYLTFEGAPETEAPQSDHALYLAASGLGFDTQSQAEDNAAGTAHRITTSEPGRIGLFYFEGKKESHYLNNTSGQPNPVWQLRGPL, from the coding sequence ATGAGCTATGACTTTCTCGGCAAGGGATTGCGCTACCCGTTCCGGTTTCAGTCGGTATCCGGCGGCACCCAGGTCTCGACCGCCACCTCGCGTGAGAACGAACACATCCGCGAAAGCATCCTGCAGATCCTCGGCACCCGGATCGGCGAACGGTTCATGAATCCGGAGTTCGGCTCCAGGCTGAAGGATCTGGTGTTCGAACAGAACGACGAGGTGCTCAAGGGCCTGCTGCGCCATTACGTGATCGACGCCATCAAGCGCTGGGAAAAGCGGGTGATCATCACGGAGGTGCGCTTCGACGACCGGCCGCTGAACATCGACGGCAACCTGCTGCTGGTACATATCGCCTACCGGGTGATCCAGAGCCAGGTGGACGGCAACCTGGTCTATCCCTTCTACAGAGAAGACCCGAACAATCCCGCGCCCAGCTATCCCCAACCGGAACCCGAGCCGGAACCGCCGCCGGTGCGCAGCGTGCGCCTGTCGCCGGACGTGCGCTCGCTGTTCAATCTGCTCTGGTTCGACGCGGCCGAGATGAGCCACGATCCGGAGGATTCCTTCATCTGGCCAGCCGGGGAATACGAAGTCGCCTTCATCGAGGGAGCCTTTCAGGACCGCAACGGCAAATGGATCGTCAGCGATCCGGGTGACAATCACGGCCATTACCTGACGTTCGAGGGAGCGCCTGAAACGGAAGCGCCCCAGAGCGATCACGCCCTCTATCTGGCCGCGAGCGGTCTGGGCTTCGACACCCAGAGTCAGGCGGAAGACAACGCCGCTGGCACCGCTCACCGGATCACCACGTCGGAGCCTGGCCGCATCGGCCTGTTCTATTTCGAGGGCAAGAAGGAATCCCACTACCTCAACAACACCTCCGGACAGCCCAATCCCGTCTGGCAACTGCGCGGCCCGCTCTGA
- a CDS encoding DUF4815 domain-containing protein, whose product MSISRETFDPTKNYKRIRYHQDRDLLDSELNEQQDIINLERRKIADILFKEGSIIMGLEVSAAANVLTLAPGVVYIDGHLEQVSGATLTYDPATTSGADYVYVELLKYNYGYTQDPALINPATGEPTAEREKWVLSLKATDTSGQTLPNNVAERRVIPIYKFDRESGDVTPTVQEKSNLYLRDLLGTLPGSRITVSSITEDQLSFAAAEGLNSLIQNLAERTFDQAGSYLVRGFDTFIGGVDDDSVEAITNAGRAYIQGFRHQRDLPTSTLVPKSIATKSVRGEQKTFDINKRRYPVNSTPLKETTQVEAIVEITRNVTRGSVGGGEDLLDPNPVVDILEVSQGATIFQEGVDWQQSGNHVDWLGSGNEPAIGTTYTVRWTYTKQMVKGTDYVDSGWFGQANHPAAGNYFYLVTAYNATGETAFNAAAVVARATAAGEMNKLSWLPVSGATGYRVYRAATNGARTDYKRLMELGSEALSYIDDGVEEIGTASPPATNTAGLTMSPVQLELGNLNVINFGRGSLGDQPVNGSNCSLDYDYYLGRRDIVYATTTEIKRLEGAPADFPKLPIVPENALGLCSINCPPNSTDMEIRNFGLTRITMDQIHDIIQDVEDLKYNDAQYQMNNELQNRDAQTKKGIYSDDFSNTAQSDIYHAEWDARVNEIARFVAPDRIPHSTVLSVDQAGSNASFFGSLALLPGNETVLVEQNDWSEERNINPYAVFDKPPAMLQITPNLGRRGQTGIAVTGINFTPSKSGIVLRCDGQVMASNLISDEAGRVSASFTIPTNARNGNRIVEMADGVYSARASLQINDPLVITRIERIIENRIIRVPVVQVVWRTQTIFVPRDPLAQTFSFTQNQVISSIGLQFTARDPSIPVTVQIRGVTTGLPNGVVFAEKVLAPNEISLSGETRIRFDDPFYAEANTSYSVVLLTNSTNYKVRTATLGKMGRWGIITRQTYMEGVLLESSNAETWTPLNGSDLAMKIYGYNFQSEGMIRFQPITGVQFSDINLDEYSAIPQGTGLDWEYSTDGGVTWDAMVPAEEERLPNLATRVQIRVRLSSSLSNDTPAINFRDVNLVGYLNKTTGAYLTRENELTQGVESTKAYVQMQIPSGTTLQWFASNDGGLTWEAMTIQDTRPIDENWTEYTLVRTFTDNTGNKVRYKAEMTGTPLIYPRIHSLGATLS is encoded by the coding sequence ATGAGCATCTCACGCGAGACATTCGACCCGACCAAGAACTACAAGCGCATCCGCTACCATCAGGATCGCGACCTGCTGGATTCCGAACTCAACGAGCAGCAGGACATTATCAACCTGGAGCGGCGCAAGATCGCCGACATCCTGTTCAAGGAAGGCTCCATCATTATGGGCCTCGAGGTCAGCGCGGCCGCCAACGTCCTGACCCTGGCCCCGGGCGTGGTCTACATCGACGGCCATCTCGAACAGGTGAGCGGCGCGACCCTGACCTATGATCCGGCCACCACCAGCGGGGCCGATTACGTTTACGTGGAGCTACTGAAGTACAACTACGGCTACACCCAGGACCCGGCCCTGATCAATCCGGCCACCGGCGAGCCGACCGCCGAACGGGAAAAATGGGTTCTCTCCCTCAAGGCGACGGACACCAGCGGCCAGACACTGCCCAACAACGTGGCCGAGCGCCGGGTGATCCCGATCTACAAGTTCGACCGCGAGAGCGGCGATGTCACGCCCACGGTGCAGGAGAAGTCCAACCTCTACCTGCGGGATCTGCTGGGCACTCTGCCGGGCAGCCGGATCACCGTCTCCTCGATCACCGAGGACCAGCTCTCCTTCGCCGCCGCCGAGGGGCTCAATTCCCTGATTCAGAATCTGGCCGAGCGCACCTTCGACCAGGCCGGAAGCTATCTGGTGCGGGGTTTCGACACCTTCATCGGCGGCGTCGACGACGACAGTGTGGAGGCGATCACCAACGCCGGACGCGCCTACATCCAGGGCTTCCGCCATCAGCGCGATCTGCCCACCTCGACCCTGGTGCCCAAATCCATCGCCACCAAGTCGGTGCGCGGGGAGCAGAAGACCTTCGACATCAACAAGCGCCGCTATCCGGTCAACTCCACGCCGCTCAAGGAGACGACCCAGGTGGAAGCCATCGTCGAGATCACCCGCAACGTCACTCGCGGCTCGGTGGGCGGCGGCGAAGACCTGCTCGATCCCAATCCCGTGGTGGACATCCTCGAGGTCAGCCAGGGGGCGACCATCTTCCAGGAGGGCGTGGACTGGCAGCAGTCAGGCAACCATGTCGACTGGCTCGGCTCCGGCAACGAACCGGCTATCGGCACCACCTACACGGTGCGCTGGACCTACACCAAGCAGATGGTCAAGGGCACCGACTACGTGGACAGCGGCTGGTTCGGACAGGCCAACCATCCGGCGGCCGGAAACTATTTCTATCTGGTGACCGCCTACAACGCCACCGGCGAGACGGCCTTCAACGCCGCTGCGGTCGTTGCCCGGGCCACTGCCGCCGGTGAGATGAACAAGCTCTCCTGGCTGCCGGTCAGCGGCGCGACCGGCTATCGCGTCTACCGGGCCGCCACCAACGGCGCACGCACAGACTACAAGCGCTTGATGGAGCTGGGCAGCGAGGCGCTCTCCTACATCGACGACGGCGTCGAGGAGATCGGCACCGCTTCGCCTCCGGCCACCAACACGGCCGGGCTCACCATGTCGCCGGTCCAGCTCGAGCTGGGCAACCTCAACGTGATCAACTTCGGGCGAGGCAGCCTTGGCGACCAGCCGGTGAACGGTTCCAACTGCAGCCTGGACTACGACTATTACCTCGGCCGCCGCGACATCGTTTACGCCACCACCACCGAGATCAAGCGTCTGGAAGGGGCTCCGGCGGATTTCCCGAAGCTGCCCATCGTCCCGGAGAACGCCCTGGGGCTGTGCAGCATCAACTGTCCCCCCAACTCCACCGACATGGAGATCCGCAACTTCGGCCTGACCCGCATCACCATGGACCAGATCCACGACATCATCCAGGACGTCGAGGACCTGAAGTACAACGACGCCCAGTACCAGATGAATAACGAGCTGCAGAATCGGGACGCCCAGACCAAGAAAGGCATCTACTCGGACGACTTCTCGAACACCGCCCAGTCGGACATCTACCACGCCGAATGGGACGCCCGGGTCAACGAGATCGCCCGCTTCGTCGCGCCGGACCGCATTCCGCACTCCACCGTGCTCTCGGTCGATCAGGCGGGCAGCAACGCCAGCTTCTTCGGCAGTCTGGCGCTGCTACCGGGCAACGAGACCGTGCTCGTTGAACAGAACGACTGGTCCGAAGAGCGCAACATCAACCCCTACGCCGTGTTCGACAAGCCCCCGGCCATGCTGCAGATCACGCCCAACCTCGGGCGGCGCGGCCAGACCGGCATCGCCGTCACCGGCATCAACTTCACCCCGAGCAAGTCCGGCATCGTGCTGCGCTGCGACGGCCAGGTGATGGCCAGCAACCTGATCAGCGACGAGGCCGGTCGGGTCAGCGCCTCCTTCACCATTCCGACCAACGCCCGCAACGGCAACCGCATCGTGGAGATGGCCGACGGCGTCTACTCGGCCCGGGCCAGCCTGCAGATCAACGATCCGCTGGTCATCACCCGCATCGAGCGCATCATCGAGAACCGCATCATCCGCGTGCCCGTGGTGCAGGTGGTCTGGCGCACCCAGACCATCTTCGTGCCCCGCGATCCGCTGGCCCAGACCTTCAGCTTCACCCAAAACCAGGTGATCTCCAGCATCGGACTGCAGTTCACCGCTAGGGACCCGAGCATCCCGGTCACGGTGCAGATTCGCGGCGTCACCACCGGTCTGCCCAACGGCGTGGTGTTCGCCGAGAAGGTGCTGGCCCCGAACGAGATCAGCCTGAGCGGCGAGACCCGCATTCGCTTCGATGACCCGTTCTACGCCGAGGCCAACACCAGCTATTCCGTGGTGCTGCTGACCAACAGCACCAACTACAAGGTGCGTACCGCCACCCTGGGCAAGATGGGCCGCTGGGGCATCATCACCCGCCAGACCTACATGGAGGGCGTGCTGCTGGAGAGCTCCAACGCCGAGACCTGGACCCCGCTCAACGGCTCCGACCTGGCGATGAAGATCTACGGCTACAACTTCCAGTCCGAGGGGATGATCCGCTTCCAGCCGATCACCGGCGTGCAGTTCTCCGACATCAACCTCGACGAATACTCGGCCATCCCCCAGGGCACCGGTCTCGACTGGGAATACTCCACCGACGGCGGCGTGACCTGGGACGCCATGGTTCCCGCCGAGGAGGAACGGCTGCCCAACCTCGCCACCCGGGTTCAGATCCGCGTGCGCCTGAGCAGCTCGCTTTCCAACGACACTCCGGCCATCAACTTCCGCGACGTCAACCTGGTGGGCTACCTCAACAAGACCACCGGGGCCTACCTGACCCGCGAGAACGAGCTGACCCAGGGCGTGGAATCGACCAAGGCCTATGTGCAGATGCAGATCCCCAGCGGCACCACCCTGCAATGGTTCGCCAGCAACGACGGCGGCCTGACCTGGGAGGCGATGACCATCCAGGACACCCGGCCCATCGACGAGAACTGGACCGAGTACACCCTGGTGCGCACCTTCACCGACAACACCGGCAACAAGGTCCGTTACAAGGCCGAGATGACCGGCACGCCGCTGATCTACCCGCGCATCCATTCGCTGGGCGCGACCCTGAGCTAA
- a CDS encoding PAAR domain-containing protein, protein MSSQARLGDISSHGGVIITGASRTLDNGMPVARMGDLHVCPIPGHGVTPIVTGSFDTITEGLPNARIGDITACGAIIVTGSPDTIDN, encoded by the coding sequence ATGAGTTCCCAGGCGCGACTCGGCGACATCAGCAGTCACGGCGGCGTCATCATCACCGGGGCCAGTCGGACGCTGGACAACGGCATGCCGGTGGCCCGCATGGGGGATCTGCACGTCTGTCCCATCCCGGGGCATGGCGTGACGCCCATCGTGACCGGCAGCTTCGACACCATCACCGAAGGATTGCCCAATGCCCGCATCGGCGACATCACCGCCTGCGGAGCCATCATCGTGACCGGCAGTCCCGACACCATCGACAACTGA